DNA sequence from the Methanoculleus horonobensis genome:
CAGTCGCACTTTCCCGTTGGGCGTCTCTTTTGAAAGGCGAACATGGCTCCCGGATTGCCCGCTTACGATGAATCCATACTGTTTCGAGAGTATCTTTATCACTGCCTCGCCTGAGATGGGTTTAAGCCCGGGCACCCTCGGCCACCTCGAACGTCGTGATGATCGGCCGCCTCCCGTCTTCCAGCGGGAATTCTTCTAAGTACAGTTCCGTAGCCTCTTTGAGGTTGGCCACCGCCTCTTCAACCGTCCTGCCCTGGCTGACGGTGCCGACCTCGGGGCACTCCGCGACGCACATATCCTCTTCCCTGTAAAGCACGGCCGTGAACGTCCTCATGATCTCACCGATAGAATAGCATCTCTCTTTGTCGTGATAATACTTGACCAACAGATCCTGGCCGGTTGTCTCGTCTGTTATGAGTGGGCACACGATGCCTCGGGGAAGAATGAACGATGAATGAACGATGAATGAACGATGAATGAACGATGAATGAGGCCGGAAGTGCTGGAAATGGAGTGAGGAAGATCTCTGATTTCCCGGTCCACCGGATGTTTGAGCGGGTGAAGGTCGACCTCGGCCGGTGCGACGTCTGCGGGACGGGGAAGGCGGTCTACCGCTCGCGGGAGGCGCAGGCGAAGGTCTGTGAGGGGTGTTATGCGAGGCTGGTGCGGGAGTGGAATAAGGGGGAGGGGGTGCGGTGACGGGCTCTCTTCAGGAGTCATCTTCAGATGGCGTGCAGTGCTGAAAAACCGCGCCGGAAGATACTTGCGATTCCGTATGCCAAGTGGAAGAAGATGGGGTTCTCCAAGGGGACACTATTTTACCTGAAGAAGAACGCGCGGGACGGTAAACCGTTCACGATGAACAAGCATGTGCGGGAGCGGCTGGAGCAGTGGAATATGCCGTAATATTCTGTTCCATACCTAGCTGTACAAAGGTTTTTAGTCCTATGTATGTTGACTATAGGGGATTGAATCACTCATCAGCCCCCTCTTTTAAGAAACGCTTCATTTCAGAGAAAGCAAATGTCGCTAATAATTTATATGTGCAAATGCTCATGGGTTTCTATGACTCAAAACAGCAAACAGACTAGACTTTATATCCCGCAATTTATTTGTATTCGGAATATTCGTAGTTTTTATAATATTTTTCCTCGCCTTTTTAGCAGGTCAGCCAAATTTTGGAATCGGGCTGACTGTTGGGTCAATACTTACAAAAATTGTTGATTACTATTTTGAAAAGCCTAAAGTAAAATGATTTTGTTGCCTAAAACGGGTGGGGATCCCCAACATAAATGGATCCACTTTATGTAGGATCCCATCATTCTTGTTTACGGAGATATATGTCTAAACATATCCTTCTCGTCGAGCCCGACTATTATTCTCAGTTTCCCCCCATTGGATTATTAAAGTTGTCCAGTTATCACAAAAATAAGGGGAATACCACCGAGTTAATCAGAGGGTGTAAATCCCCTGAAAAAAAACCGGACGCGATCTACATTACAAGTCTGTTCACATGGACTTGGAAACCCGTTTGGGATGCAGTAAAATATTACAAAATGTGCTTTCCTGATTCTGAAGTCTGGCTCGGGGGAATCTATGCATCAGTACTACCAGAACACGCACAGTTATCTGGAGCCGATCATATCTTCAGAGGTATTTTTCCTGAAGCAGAGGAGCTTCTGCCAGATTACAATTTAAGACCTAGTTGGGACGGTAGTATTATTTTCTCATCGAGAGGCTGCAATAGGAAGTGTGGGTTTTGTGCTGTACCACGAATTGAAGGGAAATTAAATTCAGCAAAACCCTCGATTAAAAAGTATGTTTGGCCGTCCCATACAAAAATAATCTTCTTTGACAACAATTTCCTCTGGAATCCGTACAAAGATCAAATATTCGAAGAACTTCGCGAAATTGGTCGATTAGTAGACTTTAACCAGGGATTAGACGCGAGACTGATAACCGATGAAATTGCTCAAAACCTGAGTACACTTCCATTAGATATGAAAGCCGGAGTAAGAATTGCTTATGATTCGGGAGAACAGAAGTCATCTGTTGAAGGAGCAATTCAGAGGCTACAAGAGAATGGAATATCAAAAAGGAAAGTTTTCGTGTATACATTGTTCAACTATAATGATAGCCCTGAAGAATTTTTAGAACGGGTTATAAATATTCTCAACTGGGGAGCCATCTGTTATCCGATGAGATATGAACCAGTATGCGCACTTGAAAAAAATCAATACATATCACCAAATTGGACAAAAGAGCAGTTAGAGGCTGTGCAAAAGGCTCGGCGTGTAATTGGGTTCAACGGTATTTTCCCACCCTATAAAGCTCTTATTAATAAATTTGAAAGTGCTGGGAATTTTGATGAAGCATTTGAATTGAGAGAACCAAAGGTGAACGAATAAATGATCTGTGCATGCTGTGGAATGGAAATTGTAGGGAAATCTTATGGACCATATCATGATGACCAATACTATTGCAAACGATGTTGGGATGACCCAAGTTTGTTCTTCGCAGACAAACCAGTCACTGTTTTACAAGACTTTTTACGAGAAGGTTCGAATCTTACAGTGGAAAATCTAAACCTCATTGAGGTTATCGACCAATATCGAAAACAATCGGTCAATCCGAAAAAAGGCCTCTTAAAAATTTGGGAACAGATACTTGGTAAATGTTTCATTGAAATACCCGTTATTCAAGCACACCAAATGAATATTACCCTTTATTTCGGAAAAATCAAGGCATATGAACTGTTACTATTATCCTCTGTGGATCAATGGACAGAGAGTGAATGCATTGGGTATCAGCGTGTTCAGTTCAAATCGAAGAGGAAAGAAATCAAGGATTACTTAAAGATGTGCCCGATCCCACTCGTTCCGGCTATCCTTGGAAGTATCAATGAAGGGGAATTTCTATCGACCAACGAACATTTCGGTACACTGAGATTTCCAGTTCTCCCTGGAGCAATCTCTTTGCTAGATGGTCAACAGCGGACAGGTGGTTTTGATGAACTGTTTTACGAATTCAAGGGATATCTTAAGAAAAACCCCTCGAATATAAAAACAGATATAATTGAGAAATACTTTGATTTGTTCAATTTCGAACTTCCAATTGTCTTCCTTGATTCTGCTGATATCGCAAAGAAAATTAACCTGATTGAAACGAATTCGAAACACGTGGAACCCTTGGACGTTGAAAGGGCCTTCTTTATAATTATCAACAAAACCCAGAAGGCTGTTAACGCATCGCTCAAAGATGAGCTAGCCTACAAAACAATAGAGGCCGGGATAAGAGGCATACCTGTTATCGAAAAAGACATGTGGAGAACAGAGATTATACCCATTGCAAACTATCTGAATGGGGAAAATGGCCCTCTAAATTGTCTTATTAACTTGGGGGGCATCCCGGGACTTAAGAAACCGATTCAACTGAATGGATTTGTTACTTCACTCAAAATGCTTTTTATCTCCAATGATTCCTTTAAAGAACTAGACGCAGAAACAAAAAGCAAATTTTTATGTGCGTATTGGGAGACAATCCGAGATTTATTCCCGGATGCATTCGACAGGCAACACTACGATAAATACCTGCTAACCAAATCAATTGGAATATATTCTTTGAACTATTTAGCAAATGACGTTTTCAACCAGTGCATCAGTAATGGACTAGACCCTTGCGATAAACAAACAATCGCGGGATATCTTTACCCACTCAAAGGGTTCGATTGGAGCGTAGAATCGTCTCCGTTTACTTATTTAGCAGGAAAAAAGGGAGTGAAAAAAGCAAAAGAAATGATGTCAGAGTTTATTTGTACCCACTCCCATGCTTAAAAGATGTGCTTTCACTAGTGGGCACCTCTATTCTTAATGAGGTCATCCCAATCTTCTCCCGATCATGACACTACATGCCAAGTGGATCAATCCCATGAATGAGCGTTCATATCGCTCGTAACGTGGAACGATCATCTTAAACGCCTCAATCCAACTGAAGAACCGCTCTATTGCACTGCGCATTTTATAGAGTTCTAGATCAAACCAGAATGGCCTCCCTCGTTTTGGATGTCTCCGGGATCTCCGGTTGACCGGGATATTGCTCTTGATTCCTCGTTTCCGGTTGTACTGGCGAATCTCTCGGGCATCATAGGCTGCATCTGCCGAGAGGATCGTGGGGTGATCCTGCACCTCCGGAATCTCAAATGCTTCGAGGATTGGTTCATAGAGCTGTGAACCATGGACATTGGCAGGTGAAACCGTGCAGACAAGCGGGAGACCGTTCCGATCGACCAGAGCACTCAGTTTGTTCCCATTTACCTTTTTATAGCCATCATAGCCAGTCGATTCCCCTTTTTGTTTGAATATCCTTGGTGTCCGTCGCACAGTGCGAGAGATCGACACGGAAACTGCCCTGCAGTTTCCTGTCAGGAAAATCTCTGATTTTCCGTGTTTTTCGGATCTCGTGCCCGGATTGGAGCAGGTCGAGGATGATCGCCTGGTACACTCCCTTCTCGCATAATTCAAGGTGGTACCGATGAACCGTTGATTTGGTGCCGTAGTTCGCCGGAACATCGTGCCAGGTGCAGCCGGTGGTCAGGACGTATAGGATGCCGTTGAACAACCCGCGGGGGTCACGCCGCGGTCGACCGATGTGCGGCTTTGTTGGAGGGAGGTATTTCCGGACAATCGCCCAGAGATCGTCGTCAATTTCCCGGAAGGCTATACCCCGGAGTATTATATAAGAGGCCTTATAGGTTTGGGACGACCTCTCTGTATGACCACGTTTTTCGCAGTATACCTTATCTCCAATGGTACATGTTCGATACGAATAAGTATCATTTATATATGTCGAAGAGGAGGTTTAAATACGTGAAACTATGGACGTCGCTTCAGAATATCGGTTTGCTGACAACCTTGTCCAATATATAGCAGCTAGAATGTCTGGAACCCACGATGATGATTCTATCATCAGTGAAAAGCCGAGTAAATATTTCATTCTCGGATGCCTTGCGGCCCAACGGCTTAGGGACCGTATTAATGAAGTTGATGAGCCCGATAACTATGATTCAGACAAAAAAGCTGCCTCAATTCGAGCTCAACAAAGCCGAGTGTCCTTATTATTAACTAAAAGCAGCATAACTGAAGAGTCTAGTCTTTCAATAACTGCTACAGGTCACGTATATTATAAGGTCCGGCCAGATCGCAATGAAGAGGAAACAACTCAGCGTTACCTCTGGAAGAAGTGTCCTTTCATTCATTCGTGCCATGTAAATGTACTACCTTTAGTTTCTCAAGCCGAGTGTCATCAGAACTCTTTCACCGAGCATTTTAACTTTGCCGAAACTATTGGCGTTATCAATAGCGATCCGTCAAAGAAAACCAGTGTTCCACTAGGGACTTGGCAAGCGGATATCTCTGTGCAAATAAATGAATACGATGAAGAACGGTTGATTATCACAATCACTTTTTGTAATAAAAGTGTGGAGCCAGAATCAGTGGACGACTTTGAGCGAACATTGTTTAATTGCCTGATCAAAGTCAAGCTAGATTCCCTTATCACGAGTGAGTTTCAAGATGAGTATCTTTACGAAGGGCATCACCAGAAGTACCATTACGATTTCCGTACGATTAATTGCCAAGCAAGTTGGATTTCAGAGGGTGAGTCCTTTATAACTCACCATTATGGTTATTTTGAACAAGAAAACGTTAGACCTAAAGAATCTACTAAGGGTATTACGTTTCAATTCAATGATTTAATTTGTGACGAAACAGCAGTTCCAATTCTGGATAACTTCTTACATGAGCTGGATCTAACATACAAGACATATAGAGACGCCTTTCCTGATGGTGTAGACGATCATGAATACAAGCCGCGGGAAGGGCATAAGGAGAGAACTTGGGGTGAACAACTACAGCAGATATCTCACTTTAAAGACCTTCTTGGACGTGTCAGTCAAGGAGTGAATTTAATCAAGTGTGACCCTAAAGCCAAAGAGGCATTTTATAAGACAAATCTGTCTTTTGATAATTATTACAGTAATAATGGCACCCCGGGAGCCGGTTGGCGAATATTTCAGTTGACCTTTATCCTTGCAAGCCTCCCTTCTGTTGTACAAGAAATTTATCTTGATACAGTTGATGTGCTACACGTCGATACTGGAGGAGGAAAATCTGAGGCCTATTTTGGGTTGGTGCTATTCACTGCATTTTATGATAGAATCAACAACAAGAAAGAGGGAGTTAGTGCTATTGTAAAGTTTCCTTTGAGAATGCTCTCAATTCAGCAACTAGAGAGATTGTCTAGCCTCATCATTCATGCAGATGCAGTCCGTGCGCAACATTCCCAAGTTTTCCCAGGAGAAGTATTCTCTCTTGGTTATTATGTTGGTAATCAAAGTGATGATTTTCCAAAGACCTACAAGGAGGTCAAGAAGAAGTTATATTCTGGGAAATCACTTTTAACGCCAGCTCCAGAATCACTGATTGTATCTAAGTGTCCCTTATGTGCAGCAGAACTGAATAGTAAAGTAAGACTAATTGACGACCCTGCACGAAGTAGAGTGATTCATAAGTGTGATCAGTGCAATAAGGAGTTCTATATCTACTTTAGCGACTACGAAATCTTCCGTTGGAGACCCACTGTTATAGTATCTACTGTCGATAAATGGGCCAGTTTGGCTCAGCAAAGGCGAGTTAGAGCTCTCCTTGGAGGTAGAGGCAGTCTATGCTCAGAGGGTCATGGGTTCATAATCTCGGGAAACAATTGTCAAACTAATAGTAAAGATGAAGCATTCCATTGTGAGCACATTGGTGAATCGCGTCCTAGTTCAGATGGGCCACGTTTGTCAATTCAAGATGAAATGCACTTACTACGAGAGGGATTCGGAACAATATCTTCTCATTTTGAAGGCCTCATCGAATCGATAGTCAAACATACGTCTGGTCGACAGTTGAAACATATCTCAATGAGTGCGACGTTAAATGGTACATCTGGTCAGATACAGGAATTATATCTGAAAAACACCTTTGTCATTCCGGGAAGGTGTCCTGAAGGTGTCGGTAGCAGTGATGATGTTTTCTTTGAGAGAAGAACCGGCCCAAAAAGGGTTATCTATGGGTTTAAGCCGAATCTAAGAGATAATCACTATGCGACATTGAGAACTTTACTTCACTATGCGGAATTCATAATCAACGCGCAGTCTAGCCTAAACACGGATCCAGATGGCTTCTGTGAAGAATACTTATTAGAGAGTGTTAACAGTGCGCAGGTATTGATAAAACAATTTATTATCCCCTTAACATATCATTTGAAAAAACAGGATGCATATGACATGCAGCGCCTACAAGATGCTGTGGTTGCAGAACCACTCACTCAGCATTATGGTGCAGGTGTCGAAGGTGTACCGTTAACAGGTGATGACTCTTTAGAGGAGTTAAAACAAACTATCGATGATATCAAGAGTTATGTTGCTGAGTATTCTCCCGACCTAATTGAAAATCATCAGTTCACTCTAAAGCCAATCTACTCAACGTCTGTTGTCTCTCACGGTGTAGACCTTGAAGAGTTAAATTTTATGGTGTTTCAAGGAATTCCGTATTCTACAGCTGAATACATCCAAGCTCTTTCAAGGGTTGGCAGGAAACATCTAGGGATTGTCCTTGTTTGGTTTTATCCAAATCGGGTTCGTGATGATAGTTTTTTCAGGAATTTTTCTCGATATCATGACACATTAGACCATCAAGTTAGACCAGTCCCCATAAATAGGTCCTCTCGATTGGGTGTATATCAGACATTAAACTCAATGTTTTGTGCAAGTGTGTTGACTTATATGTCAGATCTTAAAGGAAAGCCACTATATCAAAAGCGAGATATTGCTGACCTTACCCTAGAAGATAAAGAAAGAATTGTGCAATTTATGTATAATGCTTACGGCAGCAACGTTCTGGATGTAAACCTCCGAAAGGAGGTAGAAGAACGGATCAATGAAGTTGTTTTAGGTCAAGGTAGTAATTCTGACTTCTTCCCAAAATTACTAGCTAAAACGGGAGATCAACTATATAGAAATCAGTCTGGGATGAGAGGAATACAGAATAACTTGGGACTAGTTCTGGTTGAAGAAGATCGAAGATATTTGACAGAAAGGAGGGAATCAAATGAATAAATTTGAGCACTCTATCCCCGAAAGTAGCGCTTTCTTCCAGGGGCATATCGATCAGTACTTTTCTAAAAGTAAGATGAGTTATCAGGTCATTTTAAATTTTGAGGATCGAATTCAGGCCGATAACTTTAACGTCCCGAAATTCCGTCCAATCTTCTGTAGAATAATCAACAAATTCATTGCTTTAAGGGCTAGAGATGGTTGGGAGCAACATCAAATTCTTTCTGACCAACTCAAGTTACAAGCGGTAAAATTTGTAGATAATATAAAAGAAGAGATTTCAGGTTATTATAGGATTGAGTCGAGAACAGCAATTTGCAGAAAAAAATTACCTAATAATCAATATTGTAACCATTATTTCGAATTGGGTGAACCAAGAGGATGCGGGCATAACAGCACCGAACCTTTTAAACAAATTACATTTATCGCATACTGTGACGAATGTGGGAGAACGGCTCCACTCCATTGGATGACGAACCTTCGAAATAACTGTCCAACATGTCATGCAGAAAGAAGCCTAAATATTCTTCTCTGGGATAAATCGGACTCAATATCTACATACAAAGTAAAATGTACTCAATGTGGTCACGAAGCAAAGTTGTACTTCATATCTTGCGATCATTATATCAGAAATTCACAGAAAACGTTGTCCATCAAACCACGAAGACGATTCAAAGGTGTTGCAATAAGGGCTTCAACAATAATTCATCCTCTTGTGTATTCTATTCCAGATATTCCTAATGGAGAGGAAATTGATAATTCCGGGAGGCGGAATACACAAGGGAGAAATTTTTCAGAAGCTTTTCACGCATTATTCCCTGAATTCGAGGGAGAACACCACCTTTTTTTGCCCGAATTTAGGGCTAATGTGATCAATACTGAGGAATTCTGGGTTTTATCAAGAATCATCACTTCATGTGATGATTTAAATTTAGACGTTCAGATAAAAACCCAATGGTCACAAACCCAATTTATAAATTTAATGAAAACTGTAATAAAAACCGCTAACCACCTTATCGATGCGGGAGGTGATTCAGCTACGGTTATAGCGCGATATGGCATTAATTTAATAGAACGTGCTTTAACCAATACGAATGATATAGATTTTGATGAAAACGACTTACAGGGAATATACTTAGGTATGCATCCATCCAGTGGGCAGAATGCTGATTCACCATTACTCCCAAAAAAACAGCTCATACCAAACTTAAAACCAAATGACTATCCCCAGTTTCTAAAGAGGTTTGGATTAAAGGAGATAATGCATATTGCGAATTTCAACATGGTTCAAGCCGTTCTAGGAACGATTAAAGGTTCGACACGGCGAGAACCTCTTCTTTTTGATCCAGTTTTCACAGGAGTTGGCGATTCCAGAAGACCGACAGTATTTGTAAGGGAATTTTTAACGGAAGGAATTCTTTTCCATCTCGATTATGGCAAAATTTTGGAGTGGGCTGAAGCAAACAAAATGTACATCGATGAGAGTCTTCAAACTGATCTTAATGACAATAATGAGGAGACTCGATATCGATCTTTAATAACTTATAACAATGAATTTAAAGACGCTGTTTACACTCTGTTGCATACATATTCTCACATGTTAATTCAGCAATCAACTATAAATACAGGATTAGATATCCAAAGTCTTGCGGAGATTGTTTATCCAAAAAGTGCATCATTTTTCATATACTCAACAAGTAGCATTAACATTGGCGGACTTGAAGACACATATCACTATCATCTTGAAGATTGGCTTCATAGAACCGTCGACCTCGCTTTGGATTGCCCACAAGATCCGGCATGTATGATCCATGAGGGCGGTTCCTGTAACGCTTGTAGTTATCTCCCGGAGTTTGTGTGTGAGAACTTCAACCAAAACCTTGATCGATCAGCCTTAATCGGAGGACCCAGGTACACTCGTGGGTATCTTTCGCAATGATTAATCCTAGTGTTCATAAAAGGATCATGGAGTATATCCAATCATACCTATCAGAACATGATACTGCTACGATAGAAGATTTGCTACGTAATTACCATAAGTCAGCTCCAATAAGCGAGTTCGAATTAAAGCGAGTAATAACCACAGGAATTGAGGAGGGGTACCTAAAAGCTGAAAAAAGTGCTGCAGATAAGTACAGCACTTTAATATCTCAAATTAAAACCTATCAACCAGAGGAGTTACTAAACTCAGTTGTCGTTGTAATCTCGAAGCCTAGACTACGTGAACTTAGCTTATCTGGAATTGAGTATCGTAATCAGTTTATTGAAACTACCGAGTGTTTTCAACAAGTTATTTCATCTGCAAATTATACATTACGAATATGTTCACCTTTTTTACAAAAGGATGTAATTCAGGAGGATGCATATCCTGAATTAGAGCACCACCTATCGGAGGCGCTGCTTAGGGGTGTAAAGGTTCGAATATTAACTCGAGAACTTATTGAAAGGCGATATGCTGAAGTGTCCTGGATAAAAGAACTCGCCAGAGCATTAGAGTTAGAGAATAGTGTCACAATTGTTGATTACCATCATATCTCTGATACTGGAAAAGTGATTTCAAGTACGCACGCCAAGATGCTAATTGCCGACAGTGATGTTGCGTACATCGGAAGTGCAGAGTTAAGACGTAATAGTCTAATTGCCAACTTCGAAGTCGGATGTTTACTTTCTGGCCCCGTCGTATTTGGGGTTTGTGAAGTGTTTGATTCTATGTATTCTAACGGACGCGTTGTTCTATGAATAAGCTACGCTCGATGGAATATATTGACAAGGATCATACCGAAGAAATATTAAATATCGAGAATAATAGGCTATCTTCAACATTATCTCCGTTCTCGTTGGAAATTATTAACGCAGTTTTTACTCATCAAATCACAGTGATACTGTCCCAAGGCTCACTGAATATCACACCTCTAGTCGCATGTTTATACGCATATAATCAGAATCATGATGTACTAATAGGCATACCGAAAGCGAGATTTGATGAAGTTTATAAAGGATACACTCGAACTTATTTTTCACTAACATATCGAAAAGCCATTAACAACATCCTTTCTAATCCCTTCTTTTTCTATACAGACATGTTTTGGTGTAAAGGAAGGGTTGATGCTTCAAACAATGTTTTAACGAATATCGACATCGAGACCAACCCAACTTATGGTAGAAGAGATTTCAAGGAGAGATACAACAGTTTAATGAAACAAAAACTAGTTAATGGTCTAACTAATCAAAATCCGATT
Encoded proteins:
- a CDS encoding helicase-related protein; this encodes MDVASEYRFADNLVQYIAARMSGTHDDDSIISEKPSKYFILGCLAAQRLRDRINEVDEPDNYDSDKKAASIRAQQSRVSLLLTKSSITEESSLSITATGHVYYKVRPDRNEEETTQRYLWKKCPFIHSCHVNVLPLVSQAECHQNSFTEHFNFAETIGVINSDPSKKTSVPLGTWQADISVQINEYDEERLIITITFCNKSVEPESVDDFERTLFNCLIKVKLDSLITSEFQDEYLYEGHHQKYHYDFRTINCQASWISEGESFITHHYGYFEQENVRPKESTKGITFQFNDLICDETAVPILDNFLHELDLTYKTYRDAFPDGVDDHEYKPREGHKERTWGEQLQQISHFKDLLGRVSQGVNLIKCDPKAKEAFYKTNLSFDNYYSNNGTPGAGWRIFQLTFILASLPSVVQEIYLDTVDVLHVDTGGGKSEAYFGLVLFTAFYDRINNKKEGVSAIVKFPLRMLSIQQLERLSSLIIHADAVRAQHSQVFPGEVFSLGYYVGNQSDDFPKTYKEVKKKLYSGKSLLTPAPESLIVSKCPLCAAELNSKVRLIDDPARSRVIHKCDQCNKEFYIYFSDYEIFRWRPTVIVSTVDKWASLAQQRRVRALLGGRGSLCSEGHGFIISGNNCQTNSKDEAFHCEHIGESRPSSDGPRLSIQDEMHLLREGFGTISSHFEGLIESIVKHTSGRQLKHISMSATLNGTSGQIQELYLKNTFVIPGRCPEGVGSSDDVFFERRTGPKRVIYGFKPNLRDNHYATLRTLLHYAEFIINAQSSLNTDPDGFCEEYLLESVNSAQVLIKQFIIPLTYHLKKQDAYDMQRLQDAVVAEPLTQHYGAGVEGVPLTGDDSLEELKQTIDDIKSYVAEYSPDLIENHQFTLKPIYSTSVVSHGVDLEELNFMVFQGIPYSTAEYIQALSRVGRKHLGIVLVWFYPNRVRDDSFFRNFSRYHDTLDHQVRPVPINRSSRLGVYQTLNSMFCASVLTYMSDLKGKPLYQKRDIADLTLEDKERIVQFMYNAYGSNVLDVNLRKEVEERINEVVLGQGSNSDFFPKLLAKTGDQLYRNQSGMRGIQNNLGLVLVEEDRRYLTERRESNE
- a CDS encoding type II toxin-antitoxin system HicB family antitoxin, which produces MRTFTAVLYREEDMCVAECPEVGTVSQGRTVEEAVANLKEATELYLEEFPLEDGRRPIITTFEVAEGARA
- a CDS encoding DGQHR domain-containing protein, producing MICACCGMEIVGKSYGPYHDDQYYCKRCWDDPSLFFADKPVTVLQDFLREGSNLTVENLNLIEVIDQYRKQSVNPKKGLLKIWEQILGKCFIEIPVIQAHQMNITLYFGKIKAYELLLLSSVDQWTESECIGYQRVQFKSKRKEIKDYLKMCPIPLVPAILGSINEGEFLSTNEHFGTLRFPVLPGAISLLDGQQRTGGFDELFYEFKGYLKKNPSNIKTDIIEKYFDLFNFELPIVFLDSADIAKKINLIETNSKHVEPLDVERAFFIIINKTQKAVNASLKDELAYKTIEAGIRGIPVIEKDMWRTEIIPIANYLNGENGPLNCLINLGGIPGLKKPIQLNGFVTSLKMLFISNDSFKELDAETKSKFLCAYWETIRDLFPDAFDRQHYDKYLLTKSIGIYSLNYLANDVFNQCISNGLDPCDKQTIAGYLYPLKGFDWSVESSPFTYLAGKKGVKKAKEMMSEFICTHSHA
- a CDS encoding IS5 family transposase, which codes for MSISRTVRRTPRIFKQKGESTGYDGYKKVNGNKLSALVDRNGLPLVCTVSPANVHGSQLYEPILEAFEIPEVQDHPTILSADAAYDAREIRQYNRKRGIKSNIPVNRRSRRHPKRGRPFWFDLELYKMRSAIERFFSWIEAFKMIVPRYERYERSFMGLIHLACSVMIGRRLG
- a CDS encoding transposase; its protein translation is MNDTYSYRTCTIGDKVYCEKRGHTERSSQTYKASYIILRGIAFREIDDDLWAIVRKYLPPTKPHIGRPRRDPRGLFNGILYVLTTGCTWHDVPANYGTKSTVHRYHLELCEKGVYQAIILDLLQSGHEIRKTRKIRDFPDRKLQGSFRVDLSHCATDTKDIQTKRGIDWL
- a CDS encoding phospholipase D family protein, whose product is MEYIQSYLSEHDTATIEDLLRNYHKSAPISEFELKRVITTGIEEGYLKAEKSAADKYSTLISQIKTYQPEELLNSVVVVISKPRLRELSLSGIEYRNQFIETTECFQQVISSANYTLRICSPFLQKDVIQEDAYPELEHHLSEALLRGVKVRILTRELIERRYAEVSWIKELARALELENSVTIVDYHHISDTGKVISSTHAKMLIADSDVAYIGSAELRRNSLIANFEVGCLLSGPVVFGVCEVFDSMYSNGRVVL
- a CDS encoding DUF1998 domain-containing protein, with translation MNKFEHSIPESSAFFQGHIDQYFSKSKMSYQVILNFEDRIQADNFNVPKFRPIFCRIINKFIALRARDGWEQHQILSDQLKLQAVKFVDNIKEEISGYYRIESRTAICRKKLPNNQYCNHYFELGEPRGCGHNSTEPFKQITFIAYCDECGRTAPLHWMTNLRNNCPTCHAERSLNILLWDKSDSISTYKVKCTQCGHEAKLYFISCDHYIRNSQKTLSIKPRRRFKGVAIRASTIIHPLVYSIPDIPNGEEIDNSGRRNTQGRNFSEAFHALFPEFEGEHHLFLPEFRANVINTEEFWVLSRIITSCDDLNLDVQIKTQWSQTQFINLMKTVIKTANHLIDAGGDSATVIARYGINLIERALTNTNDIDFDENDLQGIYLGMHPSSGQNADSPLLPKKQLIPNLKPNDYPQFLKRFGLKEIMHIANFNMVQAVLGTIKGSTRREPLLFDPVFTGVGDSRRPTVFVREFLTEGILFHLDYGKILEWAEANKMYIDESLQTDLNDNNEETRYRSLITYNNEFKDAVYTLLHTYSHMLIQQSTINTGLDIQSLAEIVYPKSASFFIYSTSSINIGGLEDTYHYHLEDWLHRTVDLALDCPQDPACMIHEGGSCNACSYLPEFVCENFNQNLDRSALIGGPRYTRGYLSQ